One genomic region from Candidatus Neomarinimicrobiota bacterium encodes:
- the grpE gene encoding nucleotide exchange factor GrpE produces MNKDGVNNSKVEQMEKEGKRKRKTLSQQIEELKNEIKNKDLIINELKDKYLRLLADYDNFRKRTEKEIFEIQEYGGEKVLREILPIVDDLERAVNSNESEESLKKGIELIYKKLLKILKDLGVEPIESLGKEFDPDVHHALMVKETKDHLNNTVIEEFEKGYRYKDRILRHAKVVVGRNE; encoded by the coding sequence ATGAATAAGGATGGTGTAAATAATAGCAAAGTTGAACAAATGGAAAAAGAAGGAAAGAGAAAAAGAAAAACACTTTCTCAGCAAATAGAAGAGCTAAAAAATGAGATAAAAAATAAAGATTTAATAATCAATGAGCTAAAAGATAAATATCTTAGATTACTTGCTGATTATGATAATTTTAGAAAAAGAACTGAGAAGGAAATTTTTGAAATTCAGGAGTATGGTGGAGAAAAAGTATTACGAGAGATACTGCCAATAGTAGATGATCTGGAAAGAGCGGTTAATTCAAATGAAAGCGAAGAGTCTCTTAAAAAGGGTATTGAATTAATTTATAAAAAGCTATTAAAAATTTTAAAAGATTTGGGTGTTGAACCCATTGAATCCTTGGGAAAAGAATTTGATCCAGATGTTCATCATGCATTAATGGTTAAAGAAACCAAGGACCATCTGAATAACACAGTGATTGAAGAATTTGAGAAGGGCTATAGATATAAGGATAGAATACTTAGACACGCTAAAGTAGTCGTTGGTAGAAATGAGTAA
- the hrcA gene encoding heat-inducible transcription repressor HrcA, with the protein MRKKIKGILTEREKKVLEAIISDYIDSAYPVSSKRVHKKYMSDISPATIRNTMFELERKGFITQPHISAGRIPTDRGYRYYVDSILNFCEIEDYIYEKVERELFEITVDMTLLIEKSVKLLSEITDELSVFVAPLYTSSILEKIDLISVSENKIMVILEMKSGLVKTAILTVDTKIEPSKLPLVASVLNERLSGVKVSEIVETIHERMEDIIDNVIIKVIIENAPIVFDMPYVEKVRISGTTNLFKKPDFKDPQKLSHIVSKIENGTIIAHIYKARLTKPGIVIMIGKENKKDAMKDLSIITNEYRVGESKGFIGVIGPKRMDYKNAINAVKCFAEVISYAFNK; encoded by the coding sequence ATGAGAAAAAAAATAAAGGGCATATTAACGGAAAGGGAAAAAAAAGTACTTGAAGCAATCATTTCAGATTATATAGACAGTGCATATCCTGTAAGTTCAAAGAGGGTACATAAGAAATATATGAGTGATATTAGTCCGGCCACGATAAGAAATACCATGTTTGAATTGGAAAGAAAAGGTTTTATAACCCAGCCTCATATTTCCGCAGGCAGAATTCCAACAGATAGAGGTTACAGGTACTATGTAGACTCGATTTTAAATTTCTGTGAGATTGAAGATTATATATATGAAAAAGTAGAAAGAGAGTTATTTGAAATAACAGTTGATATGACCTTGCTAATTGAAAAATCAGTAAAACTCTTGAGCGAGATTACTGATGAGTTGAGTGTTTTCGTAGCACCTTTATACACATCGAGTATATTGGAAAAGATAGACCTTATTTCTGTGTCAGAAAATAAAATAATGGTTATCCTTGAGATGAAATCAGGCTTGGTAAAAACAGCCATTTTGACAGTAGATACAAAGATAGAGCCGAGTAAACTTCCGCTCGTTGCTTCTGTTTTGAATGAAAGATTGTCTGGGGTGAAAGTATCTGAAATTGTAGAAACTATTCATGAAAGAATGGAAGACATAATAGATAACGTAATAATTAAAGTAATTATTGAAAATGCTCCTATTGTTTTTGATATGCCATATGTTGAAAAGGTAAGAATATCAGGTACTACTAATCTATTTAAGAAACCTGACTTTAAGGATCCGCAAAAATTAAGTCATATTGTAAGTAAAATAGAAAATGGCACTATAATTGCCCATATTTATAAAGCTCGGCTTACCAAGCCGGGCATTGTGATAATGATAGGAAAGGAAAACAAAAAAGATGCAATGAAGGATCTTAGTATTATAACAAATGAATATAGAGTTGGTGAAAGTAAGGGTTTTATTGGAGTTATCGGACCGAAAAGAATGGATTATAAGAATGCTATCAATGCAGTAAAGTGTTTTGCTGAGGTTATTTCATATGCATTTAACAAATAA
- a CDS encoding ABC transporter permease, producing the protein MMILLFLIKEGFLNLIRSQYAGLFTIFVIAISLILIGFGFILSRDIIFAVHKIKAQFELEVFLKKASTEQDIEAFQAKLDSMPEVLHATFISEDSAARRFKKEFGEDIYSILDYNPLPPSFTIELKPIYRNLISIEGIAANIRKFPIVDEVKYRKNLLLVLERYQRVVFILAGSIFLFFTIISIILVSNSIKMTIFARRDLIETLKLLGATDIFIKIPYFIEGALEGILGAMIAVIFFYCMGYVINNYLREFLYYEMNLDMTFYISMLVIGFLFGFIGSLRTINKFLSKIG; encoded by the coding sequence ATGATGATTTTATTATTTTTAATTAAAGAGGGGTTTCTAAATCTTATAAGGTCTCAATATGCAGGCTTATTTACAATTTTTGTGATTGCTATCTCACTGATACTAATTGGATTTGGTTTTATCTTATCAAGAGATATAATATTTGCTGTGCATAAGATTAAGGCGCAATTCGAACTTGAGGTGTTTTTAAAAAAGGCATCAACAGAGCAGGATATTGAGGCATTTCAAGCTAAACTGGATAGTATGCCTGAGGTTCTACATGCAACGTTTATATCAGAAGACAGTGCTGCAAGGAGGTTTAAAAAAGAATTTGGTGAGGATATATATTCAATCCTTGACTATAATCCACTCCCACCTTCTTTTACGATTGAGCTGAAGCCAATTTATAGAAATTTAATTAGTATTGAGGGAATAGCTGCCAATATCAGGAAATTCCCAATTGTTGATGAAGTAAAATACCGTAAAAACTTATTGCTTGTTCTTGAAAGATACCAAAGGGTAGTATTTATTTTAGCTGGTTCAATTTTCTTGTTTTTTACAATAATATCGATAATTCTAGTTTCGAATTCAATAAAAATGACCATATTTGCACGAAGAGATTTAATAGAAACACTAAAACTTTTAGGTGCTACAGATATCTTTATAAAAATACCTTATTTTATCGAAGGGGCACTTGAAGGAATTCTGGGAGCTATGATTGCAGTAATATTTTTCTATTGTATGGGATATGTGATAAATAATTATCTGAGGGAGTTTCTTTATTATGAGATGAATCTGGACATGACTTTTTATATAAGTATGTTAGTAATAGGTTTCTTATTTGGTTTTATTGGAAGTCTAAGAACCATTAATAAATTTTTGAGTAAAATAGGATAA
- the ftsE gene encoding cell division ATP-binding protein FtsE gives MIVFENVTSTFPKGAGVKDINISVNTGEFVFLIGPSGAGKSTILRLIYMDIFPDKGRVKVYKYDSDSIKYRDIPYLRRKIGMIFQDFKLLNDRNVYQNVALSLYISRFSYKDIKHKVLDVLNSVGLGHRVHYKPQELSGGEQQRVAIARALVKSPIVLLADEPTGNLDPKVSADLMRLLKKINEEGTAIVMATHNYKLIDYIPNPRIIQIDKGRIVNIS, from the coding sequence TGTGAATACAGGGGAGTTTGTATTTCTTATTGGTCCATCAGGAGCTGGTAAATCCACTATTTTAAGACTTATCTACATGGATATTTTCCCCGATAAGGGCAGGGTAAAGGTGTATAAATATGACAGTGATTCAATAAAGTATCGAGATATACCTTATTTGAGGCGTAAGATAGGAATGATATTTCAGGATTTTAAACTACTTAATGACAGGAATGTGTATCAAAATGTAGCACTTAGTTTATACATTTCAAGGTTTAGTTACAAAGACATTAAACACAAGGTATTAGATGTACTAAATAGTGTCGGATTAGGGCATAGGGTGCATTATAAACCACAGGAATTATCAGGTGGTGAGCAACAGAGAGTAGCTATTGCAAGAGCACTTGTAAAATCTCCAATTGTATTATTAGCGGATGAACCGACTGGCAATCTTGATCCTAAGGTTAGTGCTGATTTGATGAGATTATTAAAAAAGATTAATGAGGAAGGAACTGCAATTGTTATGGCAACGCATAATTATAAGTTGATTGACTATATTCCCAATCCTAGAATTATTCAAATAGATAAAGGTAGAATAGTCAATATTTCATGA